The following are encoded in a window of Streptococcus pasteurianus genomic DNA:
- the ruvA gene encoding Holliday junction branch migration protein RuvA — MYDYIKGKLTKITAKYIVIEAGGLGYIVNVANPYSFSDLVNQEVQIYLHQVIREDAQLLFGFHTEDEKAVFLNLISVSGIGPTTALAIIAVDDNEGLVNAIDTSDIKYLMKFPKIGKKTAQQMVLDLAGKFVDVSVENGKASQTKTATNEQLEEAMEALLALGYKAAELKKIRKFFEGTNETAEQYIKSSLKMLMKA, encoded by the coding sequence ATGTATGATTATATCAAAGGAAAATTAACTAAAATTACCGCCAAATACATTGTTATCGAGGCTGGAGGGCTGGGCTATATTGTCAACGTTGCTAACCCATACAGTTTTTCAGACCTTGTCAACCAAGAGGTTCAGATTTATTTACACCAAGTCATTCGTGAAGATGCGCAATTGTTATTTGGTTTTCACACAGAAGATGAAAAAGCTGTTTTTCTTAACTTGATTTCAGTTTCTGGGATTGGTCCGACAACTGCGCTAGCGATTATTGCGGTTGATGATAATGAAGGGCTTGTCAATGCGATTGACACTAGTGATATCAAGTATTTGATGAAATTTCCAAAAATTGGAAAAAAGACAGCTCAACAAATGGTCTTGGATTTAGCAGGAAAATTTGTCGATGTTTCGGTGGAAAATGGCAAAGCTTCTCAGACAAAAACAGCTACAAACGAGCAGCTTGAGGAAGCTATGGAAGCTCTTTTGGCACTTGGCTATAAAGCTGCAGAGCTCAAGAAAATTCGTAAGTTCTTTGAAGGAACAAATGAAACAGCAGAACAATACATCAAATCAAGCCTTAAAATGTTGATGAAAGCTTAA
- the mutL gene encoding DNA mismatch repair endonuclease MutL has protein sequence MSKIIELPEVLANQIAAGEVIERPASVVKELVENSIDAGSSQITIEIEEAGLKKIQVTDNGEGIAQDDVALSLHRHATSKIKNQADLFRIRTLGFRGEAIPSIASISHFTVKTATADENYGTLLVAKGGEIEKQEPISTPVGTKITVENLFYNTPARLKYMKSLQSELAHIVDVVNRLSLAHPEVAFSLINDGRQMTTTSGTGDLRQAIAGIYGLNTAKKMIEISNADLDFEVSGYISLPELTRANRNYITILINGRYIKNFLLNRAILDGYGSKLMVGRFPIAVIDIQIDPYLADVNVHPTKQEVRISKEKELMSLISSAIAESLREQDLIPDALENLAKSSTRGLPKPEQTSLPLKQTDLYYDKERRDFFVKSDTVEEQPVQLFNEVDNSVKEVDKQQTSVKYAQRSEVDNQDDEHDNLDFKNKTKINKMIESLDNEESSTFPELDYFGQMHGTYLFAQGNGGLYIIDQHAAQERVKYEYYREKIGDVDSSLQQLLMPYLFEFSGADFIKLQEKMELLNQVGIYLEPYGNNTFILREHPIWMKEEEIETAVYEMCDMLLLTNEVSVKKYRAELAIMMSCKRSIKANHILDDYSARHLLVQLSQCKNPYNCPHGRPVLVNFTKADMEKMFRRIQENHTSLRELGKY, from the coding sequence ATGAGTAAAATTATTGAGTTGCCAGAGGTTTTGGCTAACCAAATTGCAGCGGGTGAAGTTATTGAACGACCAGCTAGCGTTGTCAAAGAATTGGTGGAAAATTCGATTGATGCAGGGAGCAGCCAAATCACCATTGAAATTGAAGAAGCTGGTTTAAAGAAAATTCAAGTGACAGATAATGGCGAAGGAATTGCTCAAGATGATGTTGCATTAAGTTTGCACCGCCATGCCACAAGTAAAATTAAAAATCAAGCTGACCTTTTCCGTATTAGGACGTTAGGTTTTCGTGGTGAAGCGATACCGTCAATTGCCTCCATTAGTCATTTTACAGTCAAAACAGCAACGGCAGATGAAAATTATGGAACATTGCTAGTAGCCAAAGGTGGTGAAATCGAAAAACAAGAACCGATTTCTACACCCGTTGGAACCAAAATTACGGTTGAAAATCTCTTTTATAATACGCCAGCACGTCTTAAATACATGAAAAGTCTCCAATCCGAATTAGCTCATATTGTTGATGTGGTGAATCGTTTGAGTTTGGCGCACCCAGAGGTAGCTTTTAGCTTGATTAATGATGGTCGTCAAATGACAACAACATCTGGTACTGGTGATTTGCGACAAGCAATTGCTGGTATTTATGGGCTTAATACGGCTAAAAAAATGATTGAGATTTCGAATGCTGACCTCGATTTTGAAGTGTCTGGTTACATTAGTCTGCCAGAATTGACACGAGCGAACCGAAACTATATTACGATTTTGATTAACGGTCGTTATATTAAAAACTTTTTGCTCAATCGTGCGATTTTGGACGGTTATGGTTCAAAATTGATGGTGGGACGTTTTCCGATTGCTGTTATCGACATTCAAATCGACCCTTATTTAGCTGATGTCAATGTTCACCCAACGAAGCAAGAAGTTCGTATTTCAAAGGAAAAAGAATTAATGAGCTTAATCAGCTCTGCTATTGCAGAGAGTCTGCGTGAGCAAGATTTGATACCTGATGCTCTAGAAAATCTGGCGAAATCAAGCACACGTGGGCTTCCGAAACCAGAGCAAACGAGCTTGCCGTTGAAACAAACAGACCTTTATTATGATAAAGAACGTCGTGATTTCTTTGTTAAGTCAGATACGGTTGAAGAGCAACCAGTACAGTTATTCAATGAGGTTGACAACTCTGTCAAGGAAGTTGACAAGCAACAAACATCAGTGAAATATGCGCAGCGTTCCGAAGTAGATAATCAAGATGATGAACATGATAATCTCGATTTTAAAAACAAGACAAAAATCAATAAGATGATTGAAAGTCTTGATAATGAGGAGTCATCAACTTTCCCAGAATTAGATTATTTCGGACAAATGCACGGAACGTATCTTTTTGCACAGGGAAATGGTGGGCTTTATATCATTGACCAACACGCTGCTCAAGAACGTGTTAAATATGAATATTATCGTGAGAAAATCGGCGACGTTGACAGCTCTTTACAGCAGCTTCTCATGCCATACCTTTTTGAGTTTTCTGGAGCTGATTTTATTAAGTTGCAAGAAAAAATGGAGCTGTTAAATCAAGTTGGTATTTATCTAGAACCATATGGAAACAACACTTTTATTCTCCGTGAACACCCAATTTGGATGAAAGAAGAGGAAATTGAGACGGCTGTTTATGAGATGTGTGATATGCTGTTGTTGACAAATGAAGTATCGGTGAAGAAATATCGTGCAGAATTGGCAATCATGATGTCATGCAAACGCTCAATCAAAGCGAATCACATTCTTGATGATTATTCCGCCCGACATCTTTTGGTTCAGTTATCACAATGTAAGAATCCTTATAACTGTCCACATGGACGTCCAGTTCTTGTCAACTTTACCAAAGCTGACATGGAAAAAATGTTCCGCCGTATTCAAGAAAATCACACAAGTTTAAGAGAGTTAGGAAAATACTAA
- the mutS gene encoding DNA mismatch repair protein MutS, translating to MTKDKISPGMQQYLDVKKDYPDAFLLFRMGDFYELFYDDAVKAAQILEISLTSRNKNADNPIPMAGVPYHSAQQYIDVLVEMGYKVAIAEQMEDPKQAVGVVKREVVQVITPGTAVDSSKPDNANNFLVAIDSDGKTFGLAYMDVSTGEFFSTSLSDFTSLRSEILNLKAREIVVGYELSETEQHSLVKQLNLLLSFEQERYEDVHLIDPDLTALEISAAEKLLQYVHTTQKRELSHLQKLVHYEIKDYLQMSYTTKSSLDLLENARTSKKHGSLYWLLDETKTAMGMRLLRNWIDRPLVNQAQIEERQNIVQVFLDNFFERSDLTDSLKGVYDIERLASRVSFGKANPKDLLQLGHTLAQVPRIKAILESFESPHLDKLVNSIDTLPELESLIRSAIDPDAPAVITEGSIIRTGFDEILDKYRKVMREGTSWIAEVETKERAASGITNLKIDYNKKDGYYFHVTNSNLSLVPDYFFRKATLKNSERFGTAELAKIEGEMLEAREQSASLEYDIFMRVRGQVERYITRLQDLAKALSTVDVLQSLAVVAENNHYVRPTFNDSHEIKIEKGRHAVVEKVMGTQEYIPNTITFDADINIQLITGPNMSGKSTYMRQLALTVIMAQMGSYVAAESVNLPVFDAIFTRIGAADDLISGQSTFMVEMMEANQAIKRASSQSLILFDELGRGTATYDGMALAQSIIEYIHDHIGAKTMFATHYHELTALSTILTHLVNVHVATLEKNGDVTFLHKIAEGPADKSYGVHVAKIAGLPEELLQRADSILTNLESGAAQLQLTPEVEAEPITIKSEVAEPVAEQLSLFADDSSNQEVIKVLKKVDLMNLTPMQAMNVIYELKNML from the coding sequence ATGACAAAAGATAAAATTTCTCCAGGCATGCAACAGTATTTGGACGTAAAAAAAGATTATCCAGATGCTTTTTTACTTTTCCGCATGGGAGACTTTTATGAATTATTTTATGATGATGCGGTTAAAGCTGCACAGATTTTAGAGATTAGTTTAACTAGTCGTAATAAAAATGCTGACAACCCAATTCCAATGGCAGGTGTGCCTTATCATTCTGCGCAACAATACATTGATGTATTAGTGGAAATGGGTTACAAGGTGGCAATTGCTGAGCAAATGGAAGACCCAAAACAAGCCGTCGGTGTGGTTAAACGTGAAGTCGTTCAAGTGATTACGCCAGGGACAGCTGTTGATTCCTCTAAACCAGATAATGCTAACAATTTCTTGGTGGCTATTGATTCTGACGGCAAAACGTTTGGGCTAGCCTATATGGATGTGTCAACAGGTGAATTTTTCTCAACAAGTCTTTCTGATTTTACAAGCCTTAGAAGTGAAATTCTGAACCTTAAAGCGCGTGAAATCGTTGTTGGTTATGAGCTTTCTGAAACAGAGCAACATAGCTTAGTCAAACAATTAAATTTACTCTTATCGTTTGAACAAGAACGTTATGAAGATGTGCATTTAATCGACCCAGATTTAACAGCCTTAGAAATTTCAGCAGCTGAAAAATTGCTACAATACGTTCATACAACGCAAAAACGTGAGCTAAGCCATTTGCAAAAATTGGTTCATTATGAAATCAAAGATTACTTGCAAATGTCTTACACGACAAAATCTAGTTTGGATTTATTAGAAAATGCTCGAACAAGTAAAAAACATGGTAGCCTTTATTGGTTACTAGATGAAACTAAAACGGCTATGGGAATGCGTCTGTTGCGTAATTGGATTGACCGTCCTTTGGTGAACCAAGCACAGATTGAAGAGCGCCAAAATATTGTTCAAGTTTTCCTAGATAATTTCTTTGAGCGTAGTGATTTGACGGATAGTCTCAAAGGTGTTTATGATATTGAACGTCTAGCGAGTCGTGTGTCATTTGGAAAAGCTAATCCAAAAGATTTATTACAACTCGGTCATACCTTGGCACAAGTGCCAAGGATTAAGGCGATTTTAGAATCGTTTGAAAGCCCTCACCTTGACAAGCTTGTCAATAGCATTGACACTTTGCCAGAACTAGAATCGTTGATTCGATCAGCTATTGACCCAGATGCTCCTGCTGTTATCACAGAAGGCAGCATTATCCGTACAGGTTTTGATGAGATTTTGGATAAATACCGTAAGGTTATGCGCGAGGGGACTAGTTGGATTGCAGAAGTTGAAACTAAGGAACGTGCTGCAAGTGGGATTACCAATCTAAAAATTGATTATAATAAAAAAGATGGATACTATTTCCATGTAACAAATTCCAATCTCTCTCTAGTGCCAGATTATTTCTTCCGCAAGGCAACGTTGAAAAATTCAGAGCGTTTCGGAACGGCAGAATTGGCTAAAATTGAAGGTGAGATGTTGGAGGCGCGTGAGCAATCAGCAAGCTTAGAATATGATATTTTTATGCGCGTTCGCGGACAAGTTGAGCGTTACATTACTCGTTTGCAAGACTTGGCTAAGGCGCTTTCAACCGTTGATGTTTTACAAAGTTTAGCCGTTGTTGCAGAAAATAATCATTATGTTCGTCCAACATTCAACGATAGCCATGAGATTAAAATTGAAAAAGGTCGTCATGCGGTCGTTGAAAAAGTCATGGGAACGCAAGAATATATTCCTAATACGATTACGTTTGATGCCGATATCAACATTCAGCTAATTACTGGTCCAAATATGAGTGGTAAATCAACTTATATGCGTCAACTTGCCTTGACCGTTATTATGGCTCAAATGGGGTCTTACGTAGCTGCTGAAAGTGTCAATTTACCAGTATTTGATGCGATTTTCACGCGTATTGGTGCGGCAGATGATTTGATTTCAGGACAGTCAACGTTTATGGTGGAAATGATGGAAGCTAACCAAGCTATCAAACGTGCAAGTTCTCAATCCTTGATTCTTTTTGATGAGCTAGGTCGTGGTACAGCAACCTATGACGGTATGGCTTTGGCGCAATCAATCATTGAATATATCCATGATCATATTGGTGCAAAGACCATGTTTGCAACCCATTATCATGAGTTGACAGCTTTGTCAACGATCTTGACGCATCTTGTCAATGTTCACGTTGCGACTCTTGAGAAAAATGGTGATGTGACTTTTCTTCATAAAATTGCAGAAGGTCCAGCAGACAAATCTTACGGGGTTCATGTTGCAAAAATTGCTGGTTTACCAGAAGAATTATTACAACGTGCGGACAGTATCTTGACAAATTTAGAATCAGGTGCTGCGCAGCTTCAATTGACCCCTGAGGTGGAAGCTGAGCCAATTACTATAAAATCAGAAGTAGCAGAACCAGTGGCAGAGCAACTAAGTTTATTTGCTGATGACTCATCTAATCAAGAAGTGATTAAAGTACTCAAAAAAGTTGATTTGATGAATTTAACACCAATGCAAGCCATGAATGTTATTTATGAATTAAAAAATATGTTGTAA
- a CDS encoding YlbF family regulator: MSKYDQAVDKLVQAIQKHDSVQEFQKVEQKIKTFPELDSLVDDMKAYQQEAVLYHKIDKLVAEEAAGKQADQLQKDLSDLPIVKDYRNKMQDASDLVQYITKNLETKINEELTNNDKR; encoded by the coding sequence ATGAGTAAGTATGACCAAGCAGTGGACAAGTTAGTTCAAGCTATTCAAAAGCACGATAGTGTGCAAGAATTTCAAAAAGTAGAACAAAAAATCAAAACTTTTCCAGAACTTGACAGTCTTGTTGACGATATGAAAGCTTATCAGCAGGAGGCTGTGCTTTATCACAAGATTGACAAGTTAGTGGCTGAAGAAGCAGCAGGAAAACAAGCTGACCAGCTACAAAAAGACTTATCGGATCTCCCGATTGTCAAAGATTATCGTAACAAGATGCAAGATGCTAGTGATTTGGTTCAATACATCACGAAAAACTTGGAAACGAAAATTAACGAGGAGTTAACTAATAATGACAAAAGATAA
- the argR gene encoding arginine repressor, translating into MNKIERQNRIKRLIQSGHIGTQEEIKRHLQEEGISVTQATLSRDLREIGLLKLRDSSGKLYYSLSETSETTFGANIRSYILKVARAGFMLVLHTNLGEADVLANLIDSSDIPEILGTVAGADTLLVICKDEETAQAFERDLSTSL; encoded by the coding sequence ATGAATAAAATAGAACGTCAAAATCGAATCAAACGTTTGATTCAATCAGGTCATATTGGAACACAAGAAGAAATCAAGCGTCATTTGCAAGAAGAAGGGATTAGTGTTACTCAAGCAACCTTGTCACGTGACCTTCGTGAGATTGGTCTTTTGAAATTACGTGATTCATCAGGTAAGCTTTATTATAGTTTATCAGAAACATCAGAGACAACTTTTGGTGCTAATATCCGCTCATATATTTTGAAAGTTGCTCGTGCTGGGTTCATGCTTGTTCTTCATACTAATCTTGGTGAAGCAGATGTTTTGGCAAACTTGATTGATAGTAGCGACATTCCAGAGATTCTTGGAACGGTGGCAGGTGCGGATACTTTGCTGGTTATTTGTAAAGATGAAGAGACTGCCCAAGCATTTGAAAGAGACCTATCAACGAGCTTATGA
- the argS gene encoding arginine--tRNA ligase, with the protein MDTKRTIAERIQNIVPELDQEQIINLLEIPKNSDMGDLAFPAFSLAKILRKAPQMIAADVAEKMDATGFEKIEAVGPYINFFLDKKSISADILGQVIANGSDYASQDLGEGRNVAIDMSSPNIAKPFSIGHLRSTVIGDSLANIFEKLGYKAVKINHLGDWGKQFGMLIVAYKKWGDEEAVKAHPIDELLKLYVRINAEAETQPELDEEAREWFRKLEAGDEEAISLWQWFRDESLVEFNRLYDELGVSFDSFNGEAFYNDKMDEVVDILTEKGLLEESQGAQVVNLEKYGIEHPALIKKSDGATLYITRDLAAALYRKRTYDFAKAIYVVGNEQSAHFKQLKAVLNEMGFEWNEDITHVPFGLVTKEGKKLSTRKGNVILLEPTIAEAVKRAEDQINAKNPNLADKEAVAHAVGVGAIKFYDLKTDRLNGYDFDLDAMVSFEGETGPYVQYAHARIQSILRKAEFTPSVNQVYSLDDAESWEIVKLIQDFPRIIKRAADNFEPSIVAKFAINLAQSFNKYYAHTRILDESPERDSRLALSYATATVLKEALRLLGVEAPNEM; encoded by the coding sequence ATGGATACAAAACGTACAATTGCTGAACGCATTCAAAATATTGTTCCAGAATTAGACCAAGAACAAATTATTAATCTACTTGAAATTCCAAAAAATTCTGATATGGGTGACCTTGCTTTTCCTGCTTTCTCATTAGCAAAAATCCTTCGCAAAGCACCCCAAATGATTGCTGCTGATGTTGCCGAAAAAATGGATGCAACTGGCTTTGAAAAAATCGAAGCTGTTGGTCCATACATCAACTTCTTCCTTGATAAGAAAAGCATTTCTGCTGATATTTTGGGTCAAGTTATTGCAAACGGAAGCGACTATGCTAGTCAAGATTTAGGAGAAGGTCGCAACGTTGCTATCGATATGTCAAGCCCAAACATTGCTAAACCATTCTCAATTGGACACCTTCGTTCAACCGTTATCGGTGATAGCCTGGCTAATATTTTTGAAAAACTCGGCTATAAAGCTGTTAAAATCAATCACCTCGGTGACTGGGGTAAACAATTCGGTATGTTGATTGTTGCCTACAAAAAATGGGGTGACGAAGAGGCTGTTAAAGCTCACCCAATCGACGAACTCTTAAAACTTTACGTTCGCATCAATGCCGAAGCTGAAACACAACCAGAACTTGACGAAGAAGCTCGCGAATGGTTCCGTAAATTGGAAGCTGGCGACGAAGAAGCTATTTCACTCTGGCAATGGTTCCGTGACGAAAGTCTTGTTGAATTCAACCGTCTTTACGATGAACTTGGTGTTTCTTTTGATAGCTTTAACGGGGAAGCATTCTACAACGATAAAATGGACGAAGTTGTCGATATCTTGACAGAAAAAGGACTTCTTGAAGAATCTCAAGGTGCTCAAGTCGTTAACCTTGAAAAATATGGTATCGAACACCCAGCTCTTATCAAAAAATCTGACGGTGCAACACTTTACATCACACGTGACTTGGCTGCCGCTCTTTATCGCAAACGTACTTACGACTTTGCCAAGGCCATTTACGTCGTTGGTAACGAACAATCTGCTCACTTCAAACAATTAAAAGCGGTCCTTAACGAAATGGGATTTGAATGGAATGAAGATATTACTCACGTTCCATTTGGACTTGTTACTAAAGAAGGTAAAAAACTGTCAACTCGTAAAGGTAATGTTATCCTTCTTGAACCAACAATTGCCGAAGCTGTCAAACGCGCTGAAGACCAAATCAATGCTAAAAATCCTAACCTTGCTGACAAGGAAGCAGTCGCTCACGCTGTTGGCGTCGGCGCTATCAAATTCTACGATTTGAAAACAGACCGTTTGAATGGCTATGACTTTGACCTTGATGCTATGGTATCATTTGAAGGTGAAACTGGACCTTACGTACAATATGCACACGCACGTATCCAATCTATTCTTCGTAAAGCTGAGTTTACACCATCTGTCAACCAAGTTTACAGTCTTGATGATGCTGAAAGCTGGGAAATTGTAAAACTTATCCAAGACTTCCCACGCATCATCAAACGTGCCGCTGACAACTTTGAACCTTCTATTGTTGCAAAATTTGCTATCAATCTAGCCCAAAGCTTCAACAAATACTATGCACACACACGTATCCTTGATGAAAGCCCAGAACGTGATAGCCGCCTAGCACTTAGCTACGCTACTGCAACTGTTCTAAAAGAAGCGCTCCGTCTTCTCGGTGTTGAAGCACCAAACGAAATGTAA
- a CDS encoding bacteriocin immunity protein has protein sequence MEKGNQLMQKLSKAYASLPDNEPLKADIFAVAQDLEKNENDQLARTKLAHAISQHLLTHHLKTESEITALYNEVADSPEKYKGNAALAIMLGSLFHP, from the coding sequence ATGGAAAAAGGAAATCAATTAATGCAAAAACTTAGTAAAGCCTATGCTAGCCTACCAGATAACGAGCCACTGAAAGCAGATATTTTTGCAGTAGCGCAGGATTTAGAAAAAAATGAAAATGACCAGTTGGCACGTACAAAACTGGCACATGCCATTTCTCAACATTTACTAACACATCATCTCAAAACAGAATCTGAAATCACAGCACTTTACAACGAAGTTGCTGACAGTCCTGAAAAATATAAAGGGAATGCCGCTTTAGCTATCATGCTAGGTAGCCTATTTCACCCCTAA
- a CDS encoding prolyl oligopeptidase family serine peptidase has product MKKSLSKGIVLSAVSFLGVFAGSQVVSADTDVTIAKTSIVVKGYEFGPAVPKVVVKLDSKVSKVSKENVTITTAGTERQVSKVYLSDKNGKKVTKDSKYITIQMPVTFDTESNSGVASPFFYNMENFHNTWVDDYTVSIQGLTVTVNGEESELDSESNAINNRISTDVAAFSNRGSYSGTYTNPLTNQDEELTLQYAAYEPEILKNGKKNPLIIWLHGQGEGGTDTDITLLGNEVVALAKDDIQSHFTAGKQMGVYVLAVQTPTYWMDEGDGTNGAGAGVSRYTEVLMDTIKDYVSNHSDVDTDRIYLTGGSNGGYMTLNLAINNTDYFAALVPQAAAYSYYQYQRNEDGTYTTVPSDTSLSGTAFVKTDDIYFDEDKIAALKDIPIWFIHAANDTVVNPSDYSLPIYKALVNSGATNKWFSYYESVEGSDMKDTSYLGHWSWTYFFNDKVSGVQSVSDIKEADDLSGFSPSNKTNGGISTVKVDGTAYDNIFDWLNAQKK; this is encoded by the coding sequence ATGAAAAAATCACTCTCAAAGGGAATCGTTTTGAGTGCTGTTAGTTTTTTGGGAGTGTTTGCAGGAAGTCAAGTTGTATCTGCTGACACTGATGTTACTATTGCTAAAACATCAATTGTTGTAAAGGGGTATGAGTTTGGTCCAGCAGTACCAAAAGTTGTTGTAAAGTTAGACAGTAAAGTCTCTAAAGTATCAAAAGAAAATGTCACTATTACAACGGCAGGTACAGAACGCCAAGTCAGCAAGGTTTATTTATCTGATAAAAATGGAAAAAAAGTTACCAAAGATAGTAAGTACATCACTATTCAAATGCCAGTTACTTTTGACACCGAATCAAATTCTGGTGTTGCCAGTCCTTTCTTTTACAACATGGAGAATTTCCATAATACATGGGTAGATGATTACACGGTTTCAATTCAAGGGTTGACAGTAACTGTAAACGGCGAAGAAAGCGAGCTTGACAGTGAGAGCAACGCTATTAACAATCGCATTTCAACAGATGTAGCAGCATTTAGCAATCGTGGGTCTTATTCTGGAACTTACACGAATCCGTTGACCAATCAAGATGAAGAACTCACCCTTCAATATGCCGCTTATGAACCAGAAATTTTGAAAAATGGAAAGAAAAATCCTTTGATTATCTGGCTACATGGGCAAGGCGAAGGCGGTACAGATACCGATATTACATTGTTGGGAAATGAAGTTGTAGCGCTTGCTAAGGATGATATCCAATCACATTTTACAGCAGGTAAGCAAATGGGAGTCTATGTTTTAGCGGTTCAAACTCCAACGTATTGGATGGATGAGGGTGATGGTACAAATGGAGCGGGGGCAGGTGTGTCTCGCTACACAGAGGTACTCATGGATACTATTAAGGATTACGTTTCGAATCATTCAGATGTGGATACAGACCGTATTTATTTAACTGGTGGTTCAAATGGTGGTTACATGACGCTTAATTTAGCTATCAATAATACAGATTATTTTGCAGCGCTTGTTCCGCAGGCGGCAGCCTATTCTTACTATCAATATCAGCGTAATGAGGACGGTACTTATACAACTGTTCCTAGTGATACAAGCTTGTCTGGCACAGCATTTGTCAAAACAGATGATATCTACTTTGACGAGGATAAAATTGCTGCGCTTAAAGATATTCCAATTTGGTTTATCCATGCCGCTAATGATACGGTTGTCAATCCAAGCGATTATTCTTTACCAATCTATAAAGCTTTAGTAAATAGCGGAGCAACGAATAAATGGTTCTCATATTATGAAAGTGTTGAAGGTTCAGACATGAAAGATACCTCTTATCTTGGACATTGGTCATGGACGTATTTCTTCAATGATAAGGTGTCTGGTGTACAAAGCGTTTCTGATATTAAAGAGGCTGACGACCTTTCAGGTTTTTCACCAAGCAATAAAACTAATGGTGGAATAAGCACCGTAAAAGTTGACGGAACAGCTTATGATAACATTTTTGATTGGTTAAATGCTCAGAAAAAATGA